From Desmodus rotundus isolate HL8 unplaced genomic scaffold, HLdesRot8A.1 manual_scaffold_285, whole genome shotgun sequence:
TGGGTTGGGGACCTAGGGAACCTGGACCACTAAATCTTGTTCCTGGAGatgcaggaaaaggaaagaatgccTTTGGGGTCCCACTATCTGGGTTTTCTCATAGGTAGTAACCATGTCCAGCTTCCAGGGTGGTGTGGAATCAGCAAATGACTTCGAACTGGGCCTGGCTAGCAAGTCAAGGCTCAGTCAACTTACCCTCCTGGccttttttaatctgtaaaacagaccccttaccctggctggtgtgacacagtggattgagcaatggcctgcaaaccaaaaggttatgggtttgattctcagtcagggtacatgctgggttgcaggccaggtccctagttgggggagtatgagaggcaaccacacattgatgtttctctccctcccttcccctctgtctaaaagtaaataaataaaatcttaaaacaaaacaaacaaacaaaaaaataggccCCCTTGTCCCTGCCCATCTCCTCCTGAAGTTCTTCAACAGGTCCAGGTAGCCTCGGGGCTTGGTGGCTAGAAGGATGTGAagacccctccctctctccccagtccTTCTTTGAATCCTCAGGACTCCAGGGTGACTATTGTAATACCCATTTTAATGGATGAGGCAGTTGAGAAGTAGGGAGGCTGAGTCTCTTCCCCAGGGCCACACAGTCATGGTTCCAAGGCTTCTAGCTGGAAGTGGGGAGTGCAGGGGCCTTGGAGCCTCATCCCTTGATGGCGCATCTAGCCCCACAGCTGGTGCTGAGTAGCAACCACCTcggcaggggcctgggggtgCTTGTTCACAGGATGTCTGTGTtccccaggaggcagaggagaagggaggagatggTTGGTGGGGCCCTGGGAAGGCATGGGGAGGTTCAAGGTGGGGCCTTCTGGGCTACTAGGGCAGGGTCTTCATTTGGAATGCTGTGGGGAGCAACTGAAGGTTATAGGAAGGGGAGAAGCACAATGAGAAGACTGGTTTTCAGGGGTGTTCAGattggggggaagggtggggggataCTGCTTCAGGTGCCCCCAGAAGTGGAGAGGGTGAGCCCTGGGCTAGGGTACTATGAGGCTGGAAGCCAGGAACACATGGGACTCCCATACCCAGGAGGCTTGGCCCACAAAGTTTTGGTGGCAGCAGGGCTGAAACAGCAGCGTGGCCAAACCCTGGCCCAAGTTTGAACCCTGACTCAGGCCTGACTTCccttgaagaaaaggaagagggggaccaggatgggggaggggtaaAGAGGGAAAGGAGCCCAGGCTCTCCAGGGCTTACCTTGACCCACTTTCCTCCTCAGGattggggcagagggaggatgcAACAAGACAGGATGAGGCCCGAGTTCCAGGCTGCCAGTGCCCGGATCTggtggcccagccctgccctccagaggGGCAGCCCCACCATCCTTTCACCTCCCTGTGAGTTACCATTGGTCTCAGGTCCTGGGAGGCTCCAGCTGGGTCAGTCCCAGCACTTTCTCAGGATCAAGCCTCCCTGCGTGTCTTCTCCACTGATGCTCAGTAgttcaaataaatagaaagagaaCTGCCAGATAGATGCACAGTGGGTAGTACTGAGCTGGAGAGTAGGTCCCATGTTGAGGTGACAGGGGAGGTGGGATACAGGTGGACAGTGATGGGAGGCCTGCCCTCTCCCAAGTTGGGTGGGGGCACCCAGACTGCTAGGTAGACTGCTGTGCATCAGAGGGCAAGGGACACAGCACAGGCCAGCTCATTGTGCCTTTTGTTGTCTTCCCACCCCATCCACTTCAGGCCCCTCTAAAATTACAAAACTACCCACACCTCATGACCTCTATGCCCTCATGACCTCTGTGCAGCAGGGTTCAGAATGGTGAAAAAACTGGACACTCCCCTTCAGAGAGCAGCAATGACATCTTGGGTGCAAGTGGGGCCTGgtctgggtggggcagaggaggcaCTTGAACCTCAGTCCATCCCTCACCTTGGGGGTCCCTCGTCCTCCCCATCCCAGCGCTCCCAGACCTTACCCGCCAGGGCCTTGGGGTACGGCTGCTGGGGCACTGAGGCCGCGGGGGCGATAGGGTGGTGGTCCTCCAGGTGTAGGGTCATGGCGGGGCATGAGGCCGTGGAGAAGGCACACTGCATACATGAGTAGTGGCCACGCGTATGCTCCCACAAGATGCGGCTTGGGGCCACATGCCCTGCGGGCAGGTGGGCCCGTCAgtcccaaccccagccccagagGTCCTGTCCACCCAGAGGACGGTGGTCATGGTCAAGAGCATTTCAGACCTTTCCCTGCCTCCCCATCAGCTTGAGGGTGTTGGAGGGTCTGGCCTGGCTGATCTGTTTCTCCCAGGTGTGTTCTTCTGGAATTGGGGGCATTCAATTTGACTTCTGTGCCCCCCATTCCCATCCCTGGAACCCCTGCAGAGCGCAAGCTTTACACCAATGAAGGCGCAGGCtagtaatttttaaggaaaaaatcctGTATTTCAGGGCTGGCACTGCTGCTTcttagtattgggttggccaaaaagtttgtttttcaccaataactttattgaacaacgTATTCAACTGTTTTTGTTCgactaccttctgccatctttcaggcaccTTCATAAtgccatcttcccaaaactttgtATCTTTTTGAGCAAGGAACTGTTCCAGGTACCTTTTGTAATCTTCCCAGGAATTGaaattttttctattaataaaattttgaaaagacaaaaaatggaaACCTGAAGGTGCAATGTCTGGCAAATACAGtggatgaatcagaacttcccagccaagctgtaacagtttttgcctggtcatcaaagaaacatgtggATATTCtgttatcctgatggaagattatgaGTTTTCTGTTGAATAATTCCAGATACTCTTCATCCAATGCTGCTCTCACTTGGTCTAATTGGGGGCAGTACTTATTGGATTTAATCAtttggttttccagaaggagTTTGTAATAGACgactcccttccaatcccaccacCTTATCACAAtatcaccttctttggatgaagaccggGCTTTGGTGTGAATGTAGTGGTTCATTTCACTTGTCCCAAGATCTCTtctgttccacattattgtaaagtatccTTTTCACCACCggtcacaatttgttttaaaaacagaacgtTTTCCTTCCGTTTAAGTAGAGAATCGCATGCGGAAATATGGTCAAGAAGGTTTTTTTcacttatgtggaacccaaacatcaaagcaattaacataaccaagctggtgcaaatgattttcaacatttgATTTGGAcatttgagtatgtcggctatctcccgtgtggtgtgatgttgattgttctcagttaatgtcttgatttgatttctatcaacttcaactggttttCCTGACCATGGAGCATAGTCCAGTGACAAATCTCcaagcacaaaacttcacaaactacttttgacacgtgtgatcactcacagcaccttctccatacactgcacaaatatttttttagttgtattttcacctttcttgaagtaataaagcataatatgcataATATAAGAGCATAAtgacaaaaatgttgcttattttctcccatcttcaatattaaaatggctacacaaaaattcaccaattttggataagttttttaaaatgcacactgatatgacagttgtcagaatacaatctaacaaaattgtttcaaatgaagttaaaaacaactgctactagaaccatcttacaggGGCAGGGGAAAACtgaacgaactttttggccaacctaatctCCTGGGCCCAGCAGAGTACAGGACAGAAACCCTCAACATCCCACCCCGGTGGTCACCTGCACGCACCTGAAGGCGCATCAGAGCCACCCTGGGGTCTCCGAGGACTGCCTCCTGCACCTGCAGTAAATGGGCAGGGTCAAGGTCAGAATTAAACAAGGGCAGAGACCATCCCACCCTTCTAGCGGCCCTGCCATTGCACTTACCTTGGCTCTTTTTCCACATGGTGGTGCTGGAGGCTGGCAGCCCAGGTGCAGCGGCTAGGAAGGGGCGCAGGCGTGGGGGGCTTAGGTCAAAGGGTGTGGGGTTCAAGTAGGGCAGGAAGGGcccagtgggggcaggggtgggggtcatGAAGGGCTCGAGAAGTGGAAACTGAAGGCTGGGGGCTGACACAGAGTTGGACTCTGGGGGGCGTTCAGGCGCTGATGGCTCCTTGTcgagggctgggggtggtggtggggctgggCTCTGTCCTTGCTCGGTGCAAACATGAAGATGCTTGAATAGCGACCGGTGCGTGCGGAAGCGCAGGAGGCAATTCTCACACCTGGGGCAGGCACAGGGCTAGGCTGGATCTCCCGGGGACCAGGGAGGGGCCTATCAGATGCTATCTGGGGACCGACCTGCCTAGAGAGCATGGTAAGGGAGCCCGCATCCAAATCAGATCCCCTACCTGCGGGGTAGGAACTTGCCCTAAGCAACCCCCTACTGTGGTTGCGACCCTTCTGGACTCCTCCGTGTGGGAGCCCTGGGAAAATGAGGATGAGGTCTCGATTTTCACTTAGATGATCAACTTTCCTCTTGGGGGCCATACCCACGTGAGCCCCATGCCTTCCAGTCCTCTGGACTTGGCCTAGGTACCAGTCTCCCTAGTGCAGATAAGGGCAGGGCTTGCCTAAGGTCGCACACCCACTTCCaggtccccctgccccccaccccgaccaGAAAATGGAAAGGCTTGGACCCCAGGTACTGG
This genomic window contains:
- the ZNF414 gene encoding zinc finger protein 414 isoform X3, with the protein product MLATAEPSSSETDKEVLSPGVAAAATSFSMREESGSDQTATPPVWDRGGLEGAQQGSSSAPDSDQPGPGPSLGSTSTVSGTSEDLRPPRRRPPPGKQIPCSSPGCCLSFPSIRDLAQHLRTHCPPTQSLEGKLFRCSALSCTETFPSMQELVAHGRLHYKPSRYFKCENCLLRFRTHRSLFKHLHVCTEQGQSPAPPPPPALDKEPSAPERPPESNSVSAPSLQFPLLEPFMTPTPAPTGPFLPYLNPTPFDLSPPRLRPFLAAAPGLPASSTTMWKKSQGAGGSPRRPQGGSDAPSGHVAPSRILWEHTRGHYSCMQCAFSTASCPAMTLHLEDHHPIAPAASVPQQPYPKALADQAPLAPKMSLLLSEGECPVFSPF
- the ZNF414 gene encoding zinc finger protein 414 isoform X2, which gives rise to MEEEPSGPCPDMLATAEPSSSETDKEVLSPGVAAAATSFSMREESGSDQTATPPVWDRGGLEGAQQGSSSAPDSDQPGPGPSLGSTSTVSGTSEDLRPPRRRPPPGKQIPCSSPGCCLSFPSIRDLAQHLRTHCPPTQSLEGKLFRCSALSCTETFPSMQELVAHGRLHYKPSRYFKCENCLLRFRTHRSLFKHLHVCTEQGQSPAPPPPPALDKEPSAPERPPESNSVSAPSLQFPLLEPFMTPTPAPTGPFLPYLNPTPFDLSPPRLRPFLAAAPGLPASSTTMWKKSQGAGGSPRRPQGGSDAPSGHVAPSRILWEHTRGHYSCMQCAFSTASCPAMTLHLEDHHPIAPAASVPQQPYPKALADQAPLAPKMSLLLSEGECPVFSPF
- the ZNF414 gene encoding zinc finger protein 414 isoform X1, which gives rise to MAGAQSTLKPYPLLMEEEPSGPCPDMLATAEPSSSETDKEVLSPGVAAAATSFSMREESGSDQTATPPVWDRGGLEGAQQGSSSAPDSDQPGPGPSLGSTSTVSGTSEDLRPPRRRPPPGKQIPCSSPGCCLSFPSIRDLAQHLRTHCPPTQSLEGKLFRCSALSCTETFPSMQELVAHGRLHYKPSRYFKCENCLLRFRTHRSLFKHLHVCTEQGQSPAPPPPPALDKEPSAPERPPESNSVSAPSLQFPLLEPFMTPTPAPTGPFLPYLNPTPFDLSPPRLRPFLAAAPGLPASSTTMWKKSQGAGGSPRRPQGGSDAPSGHVAPSRILWEHTRGHYSCMQCAFSTASCPAMTLHLEDHHPIAPAASVPQQPYPKALADQAPLAPKMSLLLSEGECPVFSPF
- the ZNF414 gene encoding zinc finger protein 414 isoform X4, whose amino-acid sequence is MREESGSDQTATPPVWDRGGLEGAQQGSSSAPDSDQPGPGPSLGSTSTVSGTSEDLRPPRRRPPPGKQIPCSSPGCCLSFPSIRDLAQHLRTHCPPTQSLEGKLFRCSALSCTETFPSMQELVAHGRLHYKPSRYFKCENCLLRFRTHRSLFKHLHVCTEQGQSPAPPPPPALDKEPSAPERPPESNSVSAPSLQFPLLEPFMTPTPAPTGPFLPYLNPTPFDLSPPRLRPFLAAAPGLPASSTTMWKKSQGAGGSPRRPQGGSDAPSGHVAPSRILWEHTRGHYSCMQCAFSTASCPAMTLHLEDHHPIAPAASVPQQPYPKALADQAPLAPKMSLLLSEGECPVFSPF